A region of uncultured Draconibacterium sp. DNA encodes the following proteins:
- a CDS encoding RagB/SusD family nutrient uptake outer membrane protein translates to MKRITLIYLAAIAMVFTMLSCEDELDIVQKGAISLEEYYGSDESAEGAVTAIYGELRGMMYNYKFLKNICSDDVWAGGADRGDNNDLEKMNEFTFSAEHGFLSGCFQSYYNIIYNANIVMQYIQPDSDVKKQMIAEAKVFRALAYIDLISMWGTPPLVDHPLDPSEYQMSNGDPAELWALVETDLTEAINSGSLMEKSNVNDDSVYRVTKQFAQTLLGKAYLYQGKNSESAAAFETVIGSNLYALYEGEYDDIFAFSNKNNSESMFEVNRVVDANNVWDNFDFWHLMIHFRTDRFTAKPVTALGLSDLGWGFCLPQKDLYDAFVAEEGEDGYRLNRTLKTYEQIQEMGASMDPGKTIIAEGYFFWKTRITKDAVPAAGSNFTWDHNVRIMRYADVLLMAAEANLLAGNQSKADTYLNMVRSRAKLENKTATMEAIKTERRLELCFEDVRYQDLIRWGDAESALSGQGKEYPVMTSNGAVTFKSTGNSEGKYGFQERNTLFPFPSTEIQLNKNIVQNPGW, encoded by the coding sequence ATGAAACGAATAACATTAATATATTTAGCCGCCATTGCAATGGTTTTCACCATGCTTTCGTGCGAAGATGAATTGGATATAGTGCAAAAAGGTGCTATTAGTTTAGAAGAATATTATGGCAGCGACGAAAGTGCTGAAGGAGCAGTAACCGCAATTTATGGCGAATTGCGCGGAATGATGTACAATTACAAATTCCTGAAAAATATTTGTTCAGATGATGTGTGGGCTGGTGGTGCCGACCGTGGCGACAACAACGACCTGGAAAAAATGAACGAATTTACCTTTAGTGCCGAACACGGTTTTCTTTCGGGATGTTTCCAGAGTTATTACAATATTATTTACAATGCCAATATTGTAATGCAATACATCCAACCCGATTCAGATGTTAAAAAGCAAATGATTGCTGAAGCAAAAGTATTTCGTGCTTTGGCTTATATCGATCTCATTTCGATGTGGGGAACGCCTCCTTTGGTAGATCATCCGCTGGATCCGTCGGAATATCAAATGTCAAACGGAGATCCGGCTGAATTGTGGGCTTTGGTTGAAACCGATTTAACTGAAGCTATTAACTCGGGTAGTTTGATGGAAAAATCCAATGTAAATGATGATTCAGTTTACCGTGTTACAAAACAATTTGCACAAACCTTACTAGGTAAGGCTTACTTGTACCAGGGAAAAAATTCAGAATCAGCTGCTGCGTTCGAGACGGTAATCGGCTCTAATCTTTACGCTTTATATGAGGGCGAATATGATGATATTTTTGCTTTCTCGAACAAGAACAATAGCGAATCGATGTTTGAGGTGAACCGTGTTGTTGACGCCAACAACGTGTGGGATAACTTCGATTTTTGGCACTTAATGATCCATTTCCGTACCGACCGTTTTACAGCTAAACCGGTTACGGCTTTAGGATTATCAGATTTGGGCTGGGGATTTTGTTTACCGCAAAAAGACCTTTACGATGCATTTGTTGCTGAAGAAGGTGAAGACGGATATCGTTTGAACCGTACGCTGAAAACCTATGAGCAAATTCAGGAAATGGGTGCCAGTATGGATCCCGGAAAAACAATTATTGCTGAAGGCTATTTTTTCTGGAAAACAAGAATTACCAAAGATGCAGTGCCGGCAGCAGGTTCTAATTTCACCTGGGATCATAACGTGCGTATTATGCGCTATGCCGATGTGCTTCTTATGGCAGCAGAAGCCAACTTGCTGGCAGGTAACCAAAGCAAGGCCGATACTTACCTGAATATGGTTCGTTCGCGCGCTAAACTGGAGAATAAAACTGCTACAATGGAGGCCATTAAAACTGAGCGCCGGCTTGAACTCTGTTTCGAGGATGTTCGCTACCAGGATTTAATTCGCTGGGGCGATGCCGAATCAGCATTGTCAGGTCAGGGTAAAGAGTATCCGGTTATGACTTCTAACGGTGCTGTAACTTTTAAATCAACCGGAAACAGCGAAGGGAAATACGGTTTTCAGGAACGAAATACCCTCTTCCCGTTTCCATCAACCGAGATTCAGTTAAACAAAAATATTGTTCAAAATCCGGGTTGGTAA
- a CDS encoding alpha/beta hydrolase-fold protein yields the protein MKLKISITTILVLILGLNIYAQQALFGGQNIVSPEIHSDNSVTFRFNAPSADTVRITGDFLPTEKIKTQWGVFDAPGKALLKKDANGIWSFTTQPLESDLYSYSFSVDGVTNTDPNNVYMIRDVASITDVFIVGGGKGDLYNVQDVPHGSVTRRWYDSPGNNMKRRITIYTPPGYEESKDKYPVLYLLHGMGGDEEAWIALGRTSQILDNLIAQGKAKPMIVVMPNGNVAQQAAPGESPKGLYKPNMQLPNTMDGKYEATFMDIVKFVESNYRVKADKADRAIAGLSMGGYHSLHISRYYPNTFDYVGLFSAAIMPDAAMKSKVYENFDETLKAQIDNGYKLYWIGIGKTDFLYQTNTDFRAKLDGMGMKYTYVETEGGHVWTNWRVYLSEFAPLLFK from the coding sequence ATGAAATTAAAAATCTCAATTACAACTATTCTGGTCTTAATCCTTGGCCTGAATATTTATGCACAGCAGGCTTTATTTGGTGGCCAGAACATTGTTTCGCCGGAAATACACAGCGATAACAGTGTAACATTTCGGTTCAATGCACCAAGTGCTGATACGGTAAGAATTACCGGTGATTTTCTACCAACAGAGAAAATTAAAACGCAGTGGGGGGTATTTGATGCCCCGGGAAAAGCGTTGTTGAAAAAGGATGCAAACGGCATATGGAGTTTTACTACACAACCTCTGGAGTCTGATCTGTATAGCTACTCATTTAGCGTAGATGGTGTAACCAATACCGATCCGAATAATGTTTATATGATTCGCGACGTGGCTTCAATCACTGATGTTTTTATTGTTGGTGGTGGAAAAGGCGATTTGTACAATGTACAGGATGTGCCACATGGTTCAGTTACACGTCGTTGGTACGATTCTCCGGGAAATAATATGAAGCGACGCATTACCATTTATACGCCTCCGGGTTACGAAGAAAGTAAGGATAAATATCCGGTTTTGTATTTGCTACACGGAATGGGTGGCGACGAAGAAGCCTGGATTGCTCTTGGACGAACTTCTCAGATTTTGGATAACCTGATTGCACAGGGAAAAGCAAAACCAATGATCGTGGTTATGCCCAACGGCAATGTTGCTCAGCAAGCGGCGCCCGGCGAATCACCAAAAGGATTGTACAAACCAAACATGCAATTGCCAAACACCATGGATGGTAAGTATGAAGCAACATTTATGGATATTGTGAAATTTGTTGAAAGCAATTATCGGGTGAAAGCCGACAAAGCCGACCGTGCCATTGCAGGCCTTTCTATGGGAGGCTACCATTCTTTGCACATTTCACGCTATTATCCGAATACTTTTGATTACGTTGGATTGTTTTCAGCAGCTATTATGCCGGATGCCGCAATGAAGTCGAAAGTTTATGAGAATTTTGACGAAACACTAAAAGCCCAAATAGATAACGGGTACAAGCTGTATTGGATTGGAATTGGCAAAACCGATTTCTTGTATCAGACCAACACAGACTTTCGTGCAAAACTTGATGGTATGGGAATGAAATACACTTACGTGGAAACTGAAGGTGGTCATGTTTGGACCAACTGGCGGGTTTATCTTAGTGAATTTGCTCCATTACTTTTTAAATAA
- a CDS encoding alpha/beta hydrolase-fold protein — protein sequence MKKIFLIVIACLAIMVDVNAQELTNFMNREPIVSPEIGESQVTFRFLAPKADTVKITGGFTPTVKMKTSFGEMDVPGSLDLTKDEKGLWSITLPLPEPELYTYSFIVDGISMNDPTNTFMQRDGSRYLSVLLVPGEKTENYFEAEKRGNLHQVWYDSPTLKINRRMFVYTPYGYETSDKSYPVLYLLHGAGGDEDAWSSMGRTRQILDNLIEKGLAEPMICVMPNGNPNQLAAQTTQLPVSDMDYRDPSNSNKYVHSIVKDIVPYIEKNYRVIADPDHRAIAGLSMGGGHTIAAANEYPGTFQYICPLSMGIWGEQPDIDEKLQGLKKAGYKLYWLACGNTDFVYESAQKLDSKLTENGLEHTFYVTEGGHTWANWRIYLNTFAPLLFK from the coding sequence ATGAAAAAGATATTTTTAATAGTTATTGCTTGTCTGGCAATTATGGTAGATGTAAATGCTCAGGAGCTAACTAACTTTATGAACAGGGAACCAATCGTTTCACCGGAAATAGGTGAAAGTCAGGTGACCTTTCGGTTTCTGGCACCCAAAGCCGATACCGTAAAAATTACCGGGGGATTTACGCCTACCGTTAAAATGAAAACGTCGTTTGGCGAAATGGATGTGCCGGGAAGCCTTGATCTAACGAAAGATGAAAAAGGTTTGTGGTCGATTACATTACCATTGCCAGAGCCTGAATTGTATACCTACAGTTTTATTGTTGATGGTATCTCCATGAATGATCCGACTAACACTTTTATGCAGCGCGATGGTTCGCGTTACCTTAGTGTACTGTTGGTGCCGGGAGAAAAAACGGAGAATTATTTTGAAGCCGAAAAACGCGGAAATCTGCATCAGGTGTGGTACGATTCTCCAACATTGAAAATAAACAGGAGAATGTTTGTTTACACGCCTTATGGCTACGAAACCAGCGATAAAAGTTATCCGGTTTTATACCTGCTTCACGGTGCCGGTGGCGACGAAGATGCCTGGAGTTCGATGGGACGTACCCGTCAGATTCTGGATAACCTGATTGAAAAAGGTCTTGCAGAACCTATGATTTGTGTTATGCCCAACGGAAATCCAAATCAATTGGCAGCGCAAACCACACAATTGCCTGTAAGCGATATGGATTACAGAGACCCGTCGAACAGCAATAAATATGTTCATAGTATTGTGAAGGATATTGTACCCTACATTGAAAAGAATTACCGTGTTATTGCCGATCCTGATCATCGTGCTATTGCCGGTCTTTCAATGGGTGGTGGTCATACGATTGCTGCAGCTAACGAATATCCCGGAACTTTCCAGTATATCTGCCCGCTAAGTATGGGAATCTGGGGCGAACAACCCGATATTGATGAGAAGCTTCAAGGATTAAAAAAAGCAGGATACAAACTGTATTGGTTGGCTTGTGGTAACACTGATTTTGTTTATGAAAGTGCACAAAAACTGGATTCTAAATTGACTGAGAATGGTTTGGAACACACTTTCTATGTTACTGAAGGCGGGCATACCTGGGCCAATTGGCGAATTTATTTAAATACGTTTGCTCCGCTTTTATTCAAATAG
- a CDS encoding alpha/beta hydrolase-fold protein: MKIQFLLLFAFLHLAQLSIAQSDKGTVVTDAIYSQNLENDFGENPNRAVSVYLPPNYENSDQRYPVIYFLHGFMGDNKMMAMMSGLLDYAIADNKIKPFIMVIPDEKTTYQGSFYSNSGVFGDWEDFTAFDLVKYMDENYRTIPKKESRGITGHSMGGYGALKIAMHHPDIFSTVYAISPGALTIVAEYGPNSTTFRELSTIKTLEGLKRSYFGSVMMAFGRAWSPNPDNPPFYCDFPFVYNGDELTVNQDVLQKWYDNMPVHMIDDNLENLQQLKAIKLDWGRNAGDRFTLQCDMFSQRLENVGITHFAEEYIGTHGSGIYTKEGRIPQQVLPYFDFYLEFGEE; encoded by the coding sequence ATGAAAATCCAATTTCTACTACTTTTTGCATTTCTCCACCTTGCTCAACTTTCCATTGCTCAAAGCGATAAAGGAACTGTAGTAACCGATGCGATTTATTCTCAAAATTTGGAAAATGATTTTGGCGAGAATCCAAACCGTGCTGTTTCGGTTTATCTTCCTCCAAACTATGAAAACAGCGATCAGCGTTATCCGGTTATCTATTTCCTTCATGGATTTATGGGCGATAATAAAATGATGGCCATGATGTCCGGTCTTCTTGATTATGCGATTGCCGATAACAAAATCAAACCTTTTATAATGGTTATTCCCGACGAAAAAACAACTTACCAGGGAAGTTTCTACAGTAATTCGGGTGTATTTGGAGACTGGGAAGATTTTACTGCTTTCGATCTGGTTAAGTATATGGATGAAAATTACCGTACGATTCCGAAAAAGGAAAGCCGTGGAATTACCGGACATAGCATGGGGGGATATGGCGCTTTAAAAATTGCCATGCACCATCCCGATATATTTAGTACCGTTTATGCAATTAGCCCGGGAGCTTTAACGATTGTTGCCGAGTATGGACCAAACAGTACTACATTCAGGGAATTGTCTACTATCAAAACGCTTGAAGGACTAAAAAGATCTTATTTCGGGAGTGTGATGATGGCCTTTGGCCGTGCCTGGTCGCCGAATCCCGATAACCCTCCGTTTTATTGTGATTTCCCATTTGTTTATAACGGCGATGAGCTCACTGTTAATCAGGATGTATTGCAGAAATGGTATGATAATATGCCCGTTCATATGATCGATGACAATCTGGAAAACCTGCAACAGCTAAAAGCCATTAAACTCGACTGGGGCCGAAATGCCGGTGACCGGTTTACACTACAGTGCGACATGTTCAGTCAGCGATTGGAAAACGTTGGAATTACCCATTTTGCCGAGGAATATATTGGTACGCACGGAAGTGGAATTTATACCAAAGAGGGGCGTATTCCTCAGCAGGTTCTGCCATACTTCGATTTTTATCTGGAGTTTGGTGAGGAATAA
- a CDS encoding glycoside hydrolase family 3 C-terminal domain-containing protein gives MKRLFILATVAVSIIIVATACAQKTTTPQQELTKHDEEINEIIKGMSLEEKVEMLHSKTIMSSEGIPRLGIQEIRYADGPFGIREEIGDMFMPKGWKLDSATYFPTGSALAATWSTELAYKYGTGMAHEAIRRGKDMILGPAMNIQRIPVGGRTYEYFSEDPLLAGALAVGYVKGVQDQGRAVCLKHYAVNNQENDRGTVNAIVDDRTLREIYLKPFKAAVIEGGAWGVMTAYNKVNGFWCSENAYLNNEILRGEWGFNGMTVSDWGGTHSTMGAALGGLNVQMTGDTYLGPALIDSINIGKIPESVVDDKVREILRVRYAVKAIPEEEANIVMASQPEEQRIAYEVASKSVVLLKNENNILPIDLNKVKNIAVIGQNAVLSTAAGGMGAGIKTLYEITPLKGLQNRIGDAATINYARGYKNYVRSWGPPVPNPNNAETIDEAADPEFIAEAVKLAKEADLVLYFAGTNKSIETEGSDRENIDLPVGQNEIAQALAEANPNLVTVIISGGPCDLRKVNDLSKAMVQGWWNGLEGGNALADILLGNIAPSGKLPFTFPLKLEDSPAFALGTYPQKKEVVKENDVFVSQYRKNDIKTDSVDKEEIDFSAFFRRPVNGPDAPYSEGLFVGYRWFDSKDLPVLYPFGYGLSYVDFNYSELKTNKESYKANDVIELRFTIQNTGSMQADEVPQVYVHRINPSVEWPNKELKAFSRVTLQPGEKKTVSLEIPVDDLRYWDEESSSWQNDLCDLEILVGTSSKGIHLKETVSLN, from the coding sequence TTGAAAAGATTATTCATATTGGCGACAGTTGCTGTAAGCATCATTATTGTAGCGACAGCTTGTGCCCAAAAAACTACAACACCTCAACAGGAGTTGACAAAACACGATGAAGAAATCAACGAAATTATCAAAGGCATGAGCCTGGAAGAAAAAGTTGAAATGCTTCACAGTAAAACGATCATGTCATCAGAAGGAATTCCGAGGCTTGGCATTCAGGAGATTAGATATGCTGACGGACCTTTCGGAATACGGGAAGAAATCGGAGATATGTTCATGCCCAAGGGATGGAAACTTGATTCGGCAACCTATTTCCCAACCGGATCGGCATTAGCGGCCACATGGTCAACCGAACTTGCCTATAAATATGGCACAGGAATGGCACATGAAGCAATTCGCAGGGGGAAAGATATGATTTTAGGACCGGCAATGAACATTCAACGTATTCCTGTAGGAGGGCGCACATATGAATATTTCAGCGAAGATCCGCTGCTTGCAGGTGCACTGGCAGTTGGTTACGTAAAAGGTGTACAAGACCAGGGAAGAGCTGTATGTTTAAAACATTATGCGGTAAACAACCAGGAAAACGACCGGGGTACCGTAAATGCTATAGTGGATGACCGTACGCTGCGTGAGATCTATCTAAAACCATTTAAGGCTGCAGTTATAGAAGGCGGAGCCTGGGGCGTAATGACGGCTTACAATAAAGTTAATGGATTCTGGTGCAGTGAAAATGCATATTTGAACAATGAAATTTTGCGTGGCGAATGGGGCTTTAATGGGATGACCGTCTCTGACTGGGGAGGAACACATAGTACCATGGGAGCTGCATTGGGTGGACTCAACGTACAAATGACCGGAGATACTTATCTGGGCCCCGCATTAATTGACTCCATAAATATTGGAAAAATTCCAGAATCAGTTGTTGACGATAAAGTACGCGAAATATTGAGAGTTCGTTATGCCGTAAAAGCCATTCCCGAGGAGGAAGCAAATATTGTAATGGCTTCTCAACCTGAAGAGCAACGTATTGCCTACGAAGTGGCCAGCAAATCTGTTGTATTGTTGAAAAATGAGAACAATATTCTTCCTATTGATTTGAATAAGGTAAAAAATATTGCAGTAATTGGTCAGAATGCTGTTTTATCCACCGCGGCAGGAGGTATGGGAGCTGGCATAAAAACACTTTATGAAATTACACCTTTAAAAGGTTTGCAAAATAGAATTGGTGATGCTGCCACAATTAATTATGCTCGTGGTTATAAAAACTATGTTCGATCGTGGGGCCCTCCTGTGCCAAATCCAAACAACGCCGAAACAATAGACGAAGCTGCTGACCCGGAATTTATTGCTGAAGCCGTAAAGTTGGCGAAAGAAGCTGATCTTGTTCTTTACTTTGCCGGTACGAATAAATCAATCGAAACAGAAGGTAGCGACCGTGAAAACATCGATTTACCGGTAGGTCAGAATGAAATTGCCCAGGCCCTGGCTGAGGCAAATCCAAACCTGGTAACCGTTATCATTTCAGGTGGCCCCTGTGATTTAAGAAAAGTGAACGATCTTTCAAAAGCAATGGTTCAGGGCTGGTGGAATGGTTTAGAAGGGGGTAATGCTCTTGCTGATATTCTGCTTGGTAATATCGCACCATCAGGAAAACTACCATTTACTTTCCCGTTGAAACTGGAAGATTCGCCGGCTTTTGCACTGGGAACGTATCCACAGAAAAAAGAAGTGGTGAAGGAAAATGATGTATTTGTATCGCAATACAGAAAGAACGATATTAAAACAGATTCTGTGGACAAGGAAGAAATTGATTTTAGTGCATTTTTCCGTCGTCCGGTTAACGGTCCGGATGCACCCTATTCTGAAGGTTTATTTGTAGGCTACCGTTGGTTCGATTCAAAAGATCTTCCCGTACTTTATCCGTTTGGATACGGCCTTTCTTATGTTGATTTTAATTATTCGGAACTGAAAACCAACAAAGAATCGTACAAGGCTAACGATGTGATAGAGCTTCGTTTTACTATTCAGAATACCGGATCGATGCAGGCTGATGAAGTTCCACAAGTGTATGTACACCGTATTAATCCATCTGTAGAATGGCCAAATAAAGAGCTGAAGGCATTTTCAAGGGTGACTCTTCAACCCGGAGAAAAGAAGACTGTTTCACTTGAAATTCCAGTTGATGATTTACGGTACTGGGATGAAGAAAGTAGCAGTTGGCAAAACGATTTGTGTGACCTTGAAATCCTGGTTGGAACTTCTTCAAAAGGCATTCATTTGAAAGAAACAGTAAGTCTTAACTAA
- a CDS encoding CHRD domain-containing protein, which produces MRKLSLFMVLISIIAFVSCEKSDLVTEDQQELVTKSAKKVLNFRTHLSGDNEVAPVETMATGQAIFQLSKDGTELSYKLIVDSIENVRMSHIHWAAEGENGPIVAWLYPPSPPPLLIEGYFSGILAEGVIMDSDLMGPLEGMTVMDLVDQIYAGKTYVNVHTVQNPGGELRGQISGNMPKGK; this is translated from the coding sequence ATGAGAAAACTTTCACTATTTATGGTACTTATCAGCATCATAGCTTTTGTATCATGCGAAAAATCTGATCTTGTAACAGAAGATCAGCAGGAACTAGTTACCAAAAGTGCTAAAAAGGTTCTGAATTTCAGAACGCATTTATCGGGAGATAATGAGGTGGCTCCTGTAGAAACAATGGCTACGGGACAAGCTATTTTCCAATTGAGTAAAGATGGAACTGAATTGTCGTACAAACTTATTGTCGACAGCATTGAGAATGTTAGAATGTCGCATATCCATTGGGCAGCAGAAGGGGAAAACGGTCCAATAGTTGCATGGTTGTATCCTCCATCACCACCTCCACTGTTAATCGAAGGTTATTTCAGTGGAATTCTGGCCGAAGGCGTAATTATGGACTCCGATCTGATGGGGCCACTTGAAGGTATGACTGTAATGGATTTGGTAGATCAGATTTATGCAGGTAAAACCTATGTAAATGTACATACTGTACAAAATCCGGGAGGTGAGCTTAGGGGGCAGATAAGCGGTAATATGCCCAAAGGCAAGTAA
- a CDS encoding nitric-oxide reductase large subunit: MNSKKLWIGFILVMVISFGILGYFGREIYRQAPPIPEKVVRPDGSVLFTMADIKDGQNVWQSMGGQEVGTIWGHGAYKAPDWTADWLHKEAMFILDTWSLAEFSKSYDDLEDEKQAMLQKRLQNELRKNTYNVASKSLVISKVRAEAIKSNSAHYAGLFMDDPELAHLREAYAIPANSIKDKTRMDKMNAFFFWASWATVTERPGKDITYTNNWPPEKLVGNEPTGSLLLWTGFSVIILLFGVGLLGWYYATNREEEANPNIPKVNPLSGTKLTPSMKATLKYFWVVTALILVQIFMGVITAHYGVEGLGFYGLPLADFLPYSISRTWHIQLAIFWIATSWLATGLFIAPAISGKEPKFQRFGVNFLFIALLIIVVGSLAGQWMGVMQKLGLIENFWFGHQGYEYVDLGRFWQIFLLVGLVLWLLLMGRAIWPAIKAKNENRHLLTMFLISSIAIAFFYAAGLMWGRQTHLSIAEYWRWWVVHLWVEGFFEVFATVAIAFLFVRMQLIQTKIATSSVLFSTIIFLSGGIIGTFHHLYFTGTPTAVLALGATFSALEVVPLVLMGFEAYHNIRMSRAKEWVAAYKWPIYFFVSVAFWNFLGAGIFGFLINPPIALYYMQGLNTTPVHGHTALFGVYGMLGIGLMLFVLRDMDLNAVWKEKTIRYAFWMMNIGLLLMVVLSVLPVGLAQTVASVKHGLWYARSAEFLETPTLETVRWLRAIGDTIFAIGALYLGWFVFGLKTGWSIKK; encoded by the coding sequence ATGAATTCAAAAAAACTTTGGATCGGTTTTATCCTCGTAATGGTCATTTCGTTTGGAATATTAGGTTACTTTGGCCGGGAAATTTATCGACAGGCACCTCCCATTCCTGAAAAAGTAGTAAGGCCTGACGGCTCGGTTCTATTTACGATGGCCGATATAAAAGACGGACAGAATGTCTGGCAATCGATGGGCGGACAGGAAGTTGGAACCATTTGGGGACACGGTGCATACAAAGCGCCGGACTGGACCGCAGACTGGCTGCACAAAGAAGCTATGTTTATTTTAGATACCTGGTCGCTGGCCGAATTTTCGAAATCGTACGATGACCTGGAAGACGAAAAACAGGCAATGTTGCAAAAACGTTTACAAAACGAATTGCGGAAAAACACTTACAATGTGGCTTCGAAAAGTCTTGTTATTTCAAAAGTTCGGGCCGAAGCCATAAAAAGCAACAGTGCCCATTATGCCGGATTGTTTATGGATGACCCGGAACTGGCTCATTTACGCGAAGCATATGCAATTCCTGCGAACTCGATAAAAGACAAGACCCGGATGGACAAAATGAATGCTTTTTTCTTTTGGGCAAGCTGGGCAACGGTTACCGAACGCCCCGGAAAAGATATTACCTACACCAATAACTGGCCTCCGGAGAAACTGGTTGGTAACGAGCCAACTGGCTCATTGCTTTTATGGACAGGATTTAGTGTAATTATTTTGCTTTTTGGAGTTGGACTTTTGGGCTGGTATTATGCTACCAATCGCGAAGAGGAAGCCAATCCAAATATCCCGAAAGTAAATCCTTTATCGGGAACCAAACTCACTCCGTCGATGAAAGCCACCTTAAAGTATTTCTGGGTAGTAACAGCGCTTATTCTGGTACAAATATTCATGGGAGTTATTACGGCACATTACGGCGTTGAAGGTCTTGGATTCTATGGTTTACCTTTAGCTGACTTTCTCCCCTATTCCATTTCCAGAACCTGGCACATACAGCTGGCTATTTTCTGGATAGCAACATCGTGGCTGGCTACCGGATTGTTTATTGCGCCGGCTATTTCCGGTAAGGAACCAAAGTTTCAGCGTTTTGGCGTTAACTTTTTGTTTATCGCTTTGCTGATCATTGTTGTAGGCTCGCTGGCCGGACAATGGATGGGTGTGATGCAAAAACTGGGACTTATTGAAAACTTCTGGTTTGGCCACCAGGGCTATGAATATGTTGATTTGGGCCGATTCTGGCAGATATTCCTTCTTGTTGGCCTGGTGTTGTGGTTACTTTTAATGGGGCGTGCTATCTGGCCGGCTATAAAAGCTAAGAACGAAAATCGCCACTTGCTCACCATGTTCCTCATTTCATCGATTGCGATTGCCTTTTTCTATGCTGCAGGTTTAATGTGGGGACGCCAAACTCACCTTTCAATTGCCGAATACTGGCGCTGGTGGGTGGTTCACCTTTGGGTGGAAGGATTTTTTGAAGTTTTTGCCACCGTTGCAATTGCCTTCCTGTTTGTGCGGATGCAACTTATTCAAACAAAAATTGCAACGTCAAGTGTACTGTTTTCTACGATCATTTTCCTATCCGGAGGTATAATCGGGACTTTCCACCACTTGTATTTTACCGGTACACCAACAGCTGTACTTGCCCTGGGAGCAACGTTTAGTGCTTTGGAAGTAGTTCCTCTGGTATTAATGGGTTTTGAAGCCTATCATAACATCCGAATGAGCCGCGCCAAAGAGTGGGTTGCTGCTTACAAATGGCCTATTTACTTTTTTGTTTCGGTAGCATTCTGGAATTTCCTGGGTGCCGGAATCTTTGGATTCTTAATCAACCCACCCATTGCTTTATATTACATGCAGGGATTAAATACAACTCCGGTTCATGGTCACACCGCCTTGTTTGGCGTTTACGGAATGTTGGGAATCGGGCTTATGCTTTTTGTTTTGCGCGACATGGATTTAAATGCAGTCTGGAAAGAAAAAACAATACGCTATGCATTCTGGATGATGAATATCGGCCTCTTGCTAATGGTGGTGCTGAGTGTGCTTCCGGTTGGTCTGGCACAAACTGTTGCCAGTGTAAAACACGGCCTTTGGTATGCACGATCGGCTGAATTCCTGGAAACTCCAACGCTGGAAACAGTGCGCTGGTTACGCGCCATTGGCGATACCATTTTTGCCATAGGAGCCTTGTATTTGGGTTGGTTCGTTTTCGGTTTGAAAACAGGCTGGTCGATTAAAAAATAG
- the ric gene encoding iron-sulfur cluster repair di-iron protein, translated as MDISKNLTVGEIVKENYKTAQIFDRNNIDFCCGGGISLEKACEKANVEIGTLLPELEAAMLANDADSKYIDSMELNELCDYIEKRHHSYVTDNIPFLKEKLNKLCNVHGENHPELFKVRELFETAAGNLTAHMQKEELVLFPYVRRLVNAKNGEEAGSAEFGGIDAPIQAMLDEHQAEGERFFEIAALTSNYTCPPDACNTYRITYQTLNDFEQDLHRHIHLENNILFLKALALEKEMIL; from the coding sequence ATGGATATCAGTAAAAATTTAACAGTAGGAGAGATTGTAAAAGAAAATTACAAAACAGCGCAAATATTTGATCGTAACAACATCGATTTTTGTTGCGGAGGCGGCATCAGTCTTGAAAAAGCCTGTGAGAAAGCAAATGTTGAAATTGGCACTTTGCTCCCTGAACTGGAAGCAGCAATGCTGGCCAATGATGCGGATTCAAAATATATCGACTCGATGGAACTGAATGAATTGTGTGATTATATTGAAAAAAGGCACCACTCGTATGTTACGGACAATATTCCTTTTTTGAAAGAAAAGCTCAACAAGCTTTGTAATGTGCATGGCGAAAATCACCCGGAACTTTTTAAGGTGCGCGAGTTGTTTGAAACCGCAGCCGGTAACCTAACGGCGCACATGCAAAAAGAAGAACTGGTGTTGTTTCCGTATGTTCGCCGATTGGTGAATGCTAAAAATGGAGAAGAGGCCGGTTCTGCCGAATTTGGTGGAATCGATGCACCGATTCAGGCAATGTTGGACGAACACCAGGCTGAAGGTGAGCGCTTTTTTGAAATTGCTGCCTTAACATCAAATTATACCTGTCCGCCCGATGCATGCAACACTTACCGTATTACCTATCAAACGTTAAACGATTTTGAGCAGGATTTACACCGACATATTCATTTAGAAAACAACATTTTATTTTTGAAAGCATTAGCTTTGGAGAAAGAAATGATTTTGTAA